One genomic window of Candidatus Hydrogenedentota bacterium includes the following:
- a CDS encoding NADH-dependent [FeFe] hydrogenase, group A6, which translates to MATIEVNGRSVEAKPGEMLLDTLKRAGVKVPTLCYMEGLFPSGACRMCVVEVEGQRNLIPSCACPVADGMKVRTHSPRAIRARKTIIELLLANHPDDCLYCVRNGSCDLQGLAEELGVRQRRYVGRKNQCFEDTSSPSIVRDPEKCILCGRCVRVCEEIQGVSAIDFIGRGSKTRVGTTFNAGLNVSNCINCGQCIMVCPTGALTEQSHIKEVLDALANPDMIVVGQHAPAVSVTLGEEFGLKPGADVDGLMTAALRQLGFQYVFDTSFTADLTIMEEGSELVKRIKEGGVLPMLTSCSPGWIKFVEQEYPDFIPNLSSCKSPQQMMGALVKSFFAERRNIDPKKIFSVSIMPCTAKKFEMNREEMVHDGISDIDAVLTTRELAQIIRMRGINLNRLAPDAADTPFGERSTAGKLFGATGGVMEAAIRSAHFLITGKELKDLKVQPVRGLEGIKEAKIKIGDLEVCVAVASGLQNAAKLLDDVRAGRRHLHFIEVMTCPGGCIAGGGQPYGTNLEAVRGRLQALYAIDRNERLRLSHANSQVKRLYDEFLGEPLGEKSHHLLHTHYAKREMAV; encoded by the coding sequence ATGGCTACGATAGAAGTGAACGGACGGAGCGTGGAAGCAAAACCTGGCGAGATGCTGTTGGACACATTGAAACGCGCCGGCGTGAAAGTGCCGACGCTGTGTTATATGGAAGGCCTGTTTCCGAGCGGCGCATGCCGGATGTGCGTGGTCGAGGTGGAAGGCCAGCGCAATCTGATTCCGAGTTGCGCGTGCCCCGTCGCGGACGGCATGAAAGTGCGGACACACTCGCCCCGGGCCATTCGTGCGCGAAAGACCATCATCGAATTGCTGCTGGCGAATCATCCGGACGACTGCCTTTACTGTGTGCGCAACGGCAGTTGCGACTTGCAGGGATTGGCCGAAGAATTGGGCGTGCGCCAGCGTCGCTACGTGGGTCGAAAAAACCAGTGCTTTGAGGACACGTCGAGTCCGTCCATCGTCCGCGATCCGGAAAAGTGCATTCTGTGCGGACGGTGCGTGCGCGTATGCGAGGAAATTCAGGGCGTCTCGGCCATTGACTTCATCGGACGCGGCAGCAAGACCCGCGTCGGCACGACGTTCAACGCCGGACTGAACGTTTCAAACTGCATCAATTGCGGACAGTGCATTATGGTGTGTCCCACGGGCGCACTGACCGAGCAGAGTCATATCAAGGAAGTGCTGGATGCCTTGGCCAATCCGGACATGATCGTTGTCGGGCAGCATGCGCCCGCGGTATCGGTCACGCTCGGCGAGGAGTTCGGCCTCAAGCCCGGCGCCGACGTTGACGGATTGATGACGGCGGCCTTGCGACAACTTGGGTTCCAGTACGTTTTCGACACGTCATTCACGGCCGACCTGACCATCATGGAAGAGGGTTCCGAACTGGTAAAACGCATCAAGGAAGGCGGCGTATTGCCGATGCTGACCAGTTGCTCGCCGGGCTGGATCAAGTTCGTCGAACAGGAATATCCGGACTTCATCCCAAATCTGTCGAGCTGTAAAAGCCCCCAACAAATGATGGGGGCGCTCGTCAAGAGTTTCTTCGCCGAACGCCGGAACATTGATCCGAAAAAGATTTTCAGCGTTTCAATCATGCCGTGCACGGCAAAGAAATTTGAAATGAACCGCGAGGAAATGGTGCATGACGGGATTTCGGACATAGACGCTGTGTTGACCACGCGGGAACTCGCGCAAATCATTCGCATGCGCGGCATCAATCTCAACCGTCTCGCGCCCGATGCCGCCGACACACCGTTTGGCGAACGCAGCACGGCCGGCAAGCTGTTCGGCGCAACGGGCGGCGTCATGGAAGCCGCCATCCGTTCGGCGCATTTCCTGATCACCGGCAAAGAACTCAAGGATCTGAAAGTGCAGCCGGTTCGCGGACTCGAAGGCATCAAGGAAGCGAAGATCAAGATTGGCGATTTGGAGGTCTGCGTGGCCGTGGCAAGCGGTCTGCAGAACGCCGCCAAACTTCTCGACGATGTGCGGGCCGGACGCCGCCATCTGCATTTCATTGAAGTGATGACATGTCCCGGCGGGTGCATCGCCGGCGGCGGTCAGCCCTACGGGACGAATCTGGAGGCGGTTCGCGGCCGGTTGCAGGCGTTGTATGCCATCGATCGCAATGAGCGTCTGCGCCTGTCTCATGCCAATTCGCAGGTCAAGCGTTTGTATGACGAATTTCTTGGCGAGCCGTTGGGCGAAAAAAGCCATCACCTGTTGCACACGCATTACGCAAAGAGGGAAATGGCGGTATAG
- the nuoF gene encoding NADH-quinone oxidoreductase subunit NuoF: MTRLIDQKCCDRCWHGAERACPELVACLTDGPLCHADESGVNMRVAAMARLRRLHVETPVVYAGAGTCGLAAGAAKTIEAIEAYVQAKGLDIELVRVGCIGLCAMEPMMDIQMPGMTRVSFGAVTGDKVHEILDKVFAGVIPKEHLVGQFREDSLKPWADVPFIDEHPFFAPQTRWVLAECGVVDPLQIDEYIARGGYKALAQVLRSKTPQDVCATVEASGLRGRGGGGFPTGKKWQFALKTESEQKYIVCNADEGDPGAFMDRAVIEGCPHKVLEGLAIGAYAIGASKAYIYIRAEYPLAIKHLKEAIRQAKEYGLIGHNILDSGFNLDVHIKMGAGAFVCGEETALLHSIEGKRGMPRPRPPFPAVKGLFGKPTVINNVETFANVPMILSRGADWYAAVGTASSKGTKVFALSGKVNRTGLVEVAMGTTLRKVIFDIGGGIPNGKAYKAVQIGGPSGGCIPTQHLDIEIDYESLKTVGAMMGSGGLVVMDENTCMVDVAKFFMDFIQRESCGKCIPCREGTLRMLEILERITRGRRSEEGADPLERFKGVMYLNRLAEVIKDTSLCGLGQTAPNPVLSTLRWFRDEYEAHIYERRCPAGACTELRTFAIDPEKCTGCGRCAKKCPVEAIVGWPKQAHFVVEDKCIGCGACVDSCAHDAVLLRKYEPLKAKKRADGGAPRGMFAPDVFDGWSRGKSVIKMN; encoded by the coding sequence ATGACGCGTCTGATAGACCAAAAATGCTGTGACCGGTGCTGGCATGGCGCGGAGCGGGCTTGCCCGGAGCTCGTGGCGTGCCTGACCGATGGTCCCTTGTGCCATGCCGATGAGTCGGGCGTCAACATGCGCGTCGCCGCCATGGCGCGGCTTAGGCGTTTGCACGTCGAGACGCCGGTCGTTTACGCCGGCGCCGGCACCTGCGGTCTTGCCGCTGGGGCCGCGAAGACGATCGAAGCCATTGAGGCGTATGTTCAGGCCAAGGGTCTGGATATCGAACTCGTTCGCGTCGGCTGCATCGGCCTTTGCGCCATGGAACCCATGATGGATATCCAGATGCCCGGAATGACGCGGGTTTCGTTCGGGGCCGTTACGGGCGACAAGGTCCATGAAATACTGGACAAAGTTTTCGCGGGCGTGATTCCGAAAGAACATCTTGTCGGCCAATTCCGGGAGGATTCGTTGAAGCCGTGGGCGGATGTCCCGTTTATTGACGAGCATCCCTTCTTTGCGCCGCAGACCCGGTGGGTGCTCGCGGAATGCGGCGTGGTGGATCCCTTGCAAATAGACGAATACATTGCGCGGGGCGGTTACAAGGCGCTCGCGCAGGTGCTGCGTTCCAAGACCCCGCAGGACGTGTGCGCGACCGTCGAGGCCAGCGGCCTGCGCGGACGCGGCGGGGGCGGATTCCCCACGGGCAAGAAATGGCAGTTCGCGCTCAAGACCGAAAGCGAACAGAAGTATATTGTCTGCAACGCGGACGAGGGCGATCCGGGCGCGTTCATGGATCGCGCGGTGATCGAAGGTTGCCCGCACAAGGTGCTTGAAGGACTGGCCATCGGAGCGTACGCCATCGGCGCGAGCAAGGCGTACATCTACATTCGCGCCGAGTACCCGCTGGCAATCAAACATTTGAAAGAGGCAATCAGGCAGGCCAAGGAATACGGCTTGATCGGCCATAACATCCTCGACAGCGGCTTCAATCTCGATGTGCATATCAAGATGGGCGCGGGCGCGTTTGTCTGCGGCGAGGAAACCGCGCTGCTGCATAGCATCGAGGGCAAGCGCGGCATGCCGCGTCCCCGTCCGCCGTTCCCGGCGGTGAAGGGCCTCTTCGGCAAGCCGACCGTCATCAACAATGTCGAGACCTTTGCGAATGTTCCGATGATTTTGAGCCGCGGTGCGGACTGGTATGCGGCGGTGGGCACGGCGTCGAGCAAGGGCACGAAGGTATTCGCGCTGAGCGGCAAGGTAAACCGCACCGGCCTCGTCGAAGTGGCCATGGGCACGACGCTTCGGAAGGTCATTTTCGATATCGGCGGCGGCATTCCAAACGGCAAGGCCTACAAGGCCGTCCAGATCGGCGGGCCGTCGGGCGGTTGCATTCCGACGCAGCATCTCGACATCGAGATAGACTACGAATCGTTGAAGACGGTCGGCGCGATGATGGGATCCGGCGGGCTGGTCGTCATGGACGAAAACACCTGCATGGTGGACGTTGCGAAATTCTTCATGGATTTCATTCAGCGCGAGAGTTGCGGGAAGTGCATTCCCTGCCGGGAAGGTACGTTGCGCATGCTCGAAATCCTTGAACGCATCACCCGCGGGCGCCGCTCGGAGGAAGGCGCGGATCCGCTGGAACGATTCAAGGGCGTGATGTATCTGAACCGCCTTGCCGAAGTCATCAAGGACACGAGCCTCTGCGGACTTGGCCAGACGGCCCCGAACCCGGTGCTGAGCACCTTGCGCTGGTTTCGCGACGAGTACGAAGCGCACATTTACGAGCGGCGTTGCCCGGCCGGCGCCTGTACGGAACTCCGGACCTTTGCCATCGATCCCGAAAAGTGCACCGGGTGCGGGCGCTGCGCGAAGAAATGCCCTGTCGAGGCCATTGTGGGCTGGCCCAAACAGGCGCATTTCGTGGTCGAGGACAAGTGCATCGGCTGCGGGGCCTGCGTGGATTCATGCGCGCATGATGCGGTTCTTCTCCGCAAGTATGAACCATTGAAGGCCAAGAAACGGGCGGACGGCGGCGCGCCGCGCGGTATGTTCGCCCCGGACGTGTTCGACGGTTGGAGCCGCGGCAAAAGCGTCATCAAGATGAACTGA
- the nuoE gene encoding NADH-quinone oxidoreductase subunit NuoE translates to MTTTTAEVKPDIEAILARYPDAGRDALIPLLQEVQEVYGYLSREAIQEVGRHLKLPTSKIFGVATFYNQFRFQPMGKYHIQICRGTACHVKGSAAVLDALQQELNLSAGQTSRDGLFSLEVVACIGACGLAPVMSINGVFYAGLTPAKTRQIIEKYRKGGPES, encoded by the coding sequence ATGACGACCACAACAGCGGAAGTGAAACCGGATATCGAGGCCATTTTGGCGCGCTATCCCGACGCGGGGCGGGATGCCCTGATCCCGTTGCTTCAGGAGGTGCAGGAGGTCTACGGGTACTTGTCCCGGGAGGCCATCCAGGAGGTGGGGCGGCATCTCAAATTGCCCACCAGCAAGATCTTTGGCGTGGCGACTTTCTACAACCAGTTCCGGTTCCAGCCGATGGGCAAGTATCACATTCAGATTTGCCGGGGCACAGCCTGTCATGTCAAGGGCTCGGCGGCGGTGCTGGATGCCTTGCAGCAGGAGTTGAACCTGTCCGCCGGGCAGACCTCTCGCGACGGATTGTTCAGCCTCGAAGTGGTGGCGTGCATTGGAGCGTGCGGCTTGGCGCCCGTCATGAGCATCAACGGCGTTTTCTACGCCGGTCTGACCCCCGCGAAGACGCGCCAGATTATCGAGAAATACCGGAAAGGAGGACCAGAGTCATGA
- a CDS encoding redox-sensing transcriptional repressor Rex, which translates to MSQQPISGKTIGRLSLYRRVLYGLLAEGERSIFSHQLAALVGGTAAQVRRDMMAVGYTGSPTRGYDVQELSESIGRFLESPQGQRAALVGVGNLGRALLAYFSGRRPKLSIEAAFDTDPLKYGRVIHGCRCYPMDDLVSKIRELGITIGIVTVPAESAQGVADKLCQAGVFGILNFAPTRLWTPSVVYVEDIDMTMSLEKVAFFARQRAMEKGSI; encoded by the coding sequence ATGAGTCAACAGCCGATTAGTGGAAAAACCATCGGGCGTCTCAGCCTGTATCGCCGCGTCCTGTATGGATTGTTGGCGGAAGGCGAACGGAGCATCTTTTCTCATCAGCTTGCGGCGTTGGTCGGCGGCACGGCCGCGCAAGTCCGGCGCGACATGATGGCCGTGGGGTATACGGGCAGTCCTACGCGCGGCTATGACGTTCAGGAACTGTCCGAAAGCATCGGGCGGTTTCTCGAATCGCCGCAGGGCCAGCGGGCGGCGTTGGTCGGTGTGGGCAATCTCGGACGCGCGCTGCTGGCCTATTTTTCAGGACGCCGCCCGAAACTTTCGATCGAGGCGGCGTTCGACACGGATCCCCTGAAATATGGCCGGGTCATTCACGGGTGCCGCTGTTATCCGATGGATGATTTGGTATCGAAAATACGAGAGTTGGGCATCACGATTGGGATCGTCACGGTGCCGGCCGAGTCTGCGCAGGGGGTGGCGGACAAGCTTTGCCAAGCGGGGGTATTCGGCATTCTGAATTTCGCGCCGACTCGCCTGTGGACCCCGTCGGTGGTGTACGTGGAAGACATTGACATGACCATGTCGTTGGAAAAGGTGGCGTTCTTCGCCAGACAGCGAGCAATGGAGAAAGGCAGTATATGA